One window of Arcobacter cloacae genomic DNA carries:
- a CDS encoding type II toxin-antitoxin system VapC family toxin, translating to MKIFLDANICLDFLDSSRLNSKDSISWYMKNKDNQDLEFYFSGDFITTIYYILTQKRKLEANIVINAINQLCQEITPLYLVHTDFLLAQKSFSEDSFDDFEDLMILQSALRVNCNIFMTNDKKLLKLTNFNNIKIQTIKG from the coding sequence ATGAAGATATTTCTTGATGCAAATATTTGTCTAGATTTTCTTGATTCTTCAAGATTAAACTCAAAAGATTCTATATCTTGGTATATGAAAAACAAAGATAATCAAGATTTAGAATTCTATTTTTCAGGCGATTTTATAACTACTATTTATTATATTCTAACTCAAAAAAGAAAATTAGAAGCAAATATAGTTATAAATGCCATAAATCAGCTTTGTCAAGAAATAACTCCCCTTTATTTGGTACATACTGATTTTTTGTTGGCTCAAAAAAGTTTTTCTGAAGATAGTTTTGATGATTTTGAAGATTTGATGATACTTCAAAGTGCATTAAGAGTGAATTGCAATATTTTTATGACAAATGATAAAAAACTTTTAAAATTAACAAATTTTAATAATATAAAAATCCAAACAATAAAAGGCTAA
- the csm5 gene encoding type III-A CRISPR-associated RAMP protein Csm5: MAKYKITSLSPLHIGSGEEYELNFNLLYKDGFIYIYDEFKLVEFFISRNIEIPTKIDALKENISRFKDEIIASNLHKRKISSSFTQISKPVLEQVSTQNNPIITGSSIKGAIKTAYIYRMVQNNEFKKEQDTLQKLDDNIENERDFNRKKDLEKQKKRLIAELDKSIIAKTKTVFRNLKISDSFTPLSTQIFKSINIKKEKFHQSKRGEKVNQIANFTESIKIGESTEITIDISDKYFDGIKTVCNEYYQLAFNKEFDNYFLNKTKFPKINLKPNQFLLNIGRFGGAELKSIEEIRSLPRTGADVEWETSARTYALEKDIQDKIYFENALLPFGWLLCELVN, from the coding sequence ATGGCTAAATATAAAATAACAAGTTTAAGTCCTTTACATATAGGAAGTGGTGAAGAGTATGAATTAAATTTTAATTTACTTTATAAAGATGGGTTTATTTATATTTATGATGAATTTAAACTTGTTGAGTTTTTTATTTCAAGAAATATAGAAATACCAACAAAAATAGATGCTTTAAAAGAAAATATTTCAAGATTTAAAGATGAAATTATAGCTTCAAATCTACATAAAAGAAAAATTTCCTCATCTTTTACTCAAATCTCAAAACCAGTTTTAGAACAAGTTTCTACACAAAATAATCCAATAATAACTGGAAGTAGTATAAAAGGTGCTATAAAAACAGCATATATTTATAGAATGGTTCAAAATAATGAATTTAAAAAAGAGCAAGATACTTTACAGAAGTTGGATGATAATATTGAAAATGAAAGAGATTTTAATAGAAAAAAAGATTTAGAAAAACAAAAAAAAAGATTAATTGCAGAGCTTGATAAGTCTATTATTGCAAAAACAAAAACTGTATTTAGAAATTTAAAAATTTCAGATAGTTTTACTCCTTTATCAACACAAATCTTTAAATCTATAAATATAAAAAAAGAAAAATTTCATCAATCAAAAAGAGGTGAAAAAGTAAATCAAATTGCAAACTTTACAGAATCAATTAAAATAGGAGAATCTACAGAAATAACAATAGATATTTCGGATAAATATTTTGATGGTATAAAAACAGTTTGTAATGAATATTATCAGTTAGCATTTAATAAAGAGTTTGATAACTATTTTTTAAATAAAACAAAATTCCCAAAAATAAATCTAAAACCAAATCAATTTCTATTAAATATTGGAAGATTTGGTGGTGCAGAATTAAAATCTATAGAAGAAATTAGAAGTTTACCTAGAACTGGAGCTGATGTTGAATGGGAGACAAGTGCTAGAACTTATGCTTTAGAAAAAGATATTCAAGATAAAATTTATTTTGAAAATGCACTATTACCATTTGGTTGGCTTCTTTGTGAGCTTGTAAATTAA
- the csm3 gene encoding type III-A CRISPR-associated RAMP protein Csm3, translating into MQTKLRILTGLHIGGSDDTMQIGGIDSAVIKREIFTNTDGTINYDGTGKKITEPYIPGSSLKGKVRSLLEHSFGLIAEQKVKLGEKAGKPIDSSFAKSLDGILQKKANLIITLFGESAGSGDKSNTKITRAIFRDTFLTKESRKLYLEDKIKLSEEKAENTINRVSVMANPRFMERVPSGVEFDFEVVLREFDEDKNLPLSKTIELGLLLLQNDALGGGGSRGNGKIEFEKFQNIENLKSKIKELMDEIEKSL; encoded by the coding sequence ATGCAAACAAAATTAAGAATATTAACAGGACTTCATATTGGAGGAAGTGATGACACTATGCAAATTGGTGGAATTGATAGTGCAGTAATTAAAAGGGAAATATTTACAAATACTGATGGAACAATAAATTATGATGGAACAGGTAAAAAAATAACAGAACCATATATCCCTGGAAGCAGTTTAAAAGGAAAAGTTAGAAGTTTATTGGAACATAGTTTTGGACTTATTGCGGAACAAAAAGTAAAATTAGGTGAAAAAGCTGGTAAACCAATAGATAGTAGTTTTGCAAAATCTTTAGACGGTATACTACAAAAAAAAGCAAATCTTATCATAACTCTTTTTGGTGAAAGTGCAGGAAGTGGAGATAAATCAAATACAAAAATCACAAGAGCAATATTTAGAGACACATTTTTAACAAAAGAGAGTAGAAAGTTATATCTTGAGGATAAAATCAAATTATCAGAAGAAAAAGCAGAAAATACTATAAACAGAGTAAGTGTAATGGCAAATCCAAGATTTATGGAAAGAGTTCCATCAGGAGTTGAATTTGATTTTGAAGTAGTTTTGAGAGAGTTTGATGAAGATAAAAATTTACCTTTATCAAAAACTATTGAATTAGGTCTTCTTTTACTTCAAAATGATGCATTAGGTGGTGGTGGAAGTAGAGGAAATGGAAAAATAGAATTTGAAAAATTTCAAAATATAGAAAATCTAAAATCAAAGATTAAAGAACTAATGGATGAAATTGAAAAGAGTTTATAA
- the csx20 gene encoding CRISPR-associated protein Csx20, with protein sequence MKKMFLLFSHNLSEIQLNDAKSNLEVSEVVSLPNKLQDIWSNIPADIENLREYLLSIRNFLAENSQYGDVVLIQGDFGAVYQMVNFSKDLGLIPVYATTSREIEEFEENGKTIKKSIFEHIRFRGYL encoded by the coding sequence ATGAAGAAAATGTTTTTGCTTTTTTCCCATAATTTAAGTGAAATACAATTAAATGATGCGAAGAGTAATTTAGAGGTTTCAGAAGTAGTTTCACTACCCAATAAACTACAAGATATATGGAGTAATATTCCAGCTGATATAGAAAATTTAAGGGAGTATTTACTTTCAATTAGAAATTTTCTAGCTGAAAATTCCCAATATGGTGATGTTGTATTGATACAAGGTGATTTTGGAGCTGTTTATCAAATGGTTAATTTTTCAAAAGATTTAGGTTTAATTCCTGTTTATGCGACAACATCAAGAGAAATAGAAGAGTTTGAAGAAAATGGCAAAACTATTAAAAAATCTATTTTTGAACATATTAGATTTAGAGGGTATTTATAA
- the cas6 gene encoding CRISPR system precrRNA processing endoribonuclease RAMP protein Cas6 — MNYTKLSVLIKTTQKPPYFIGSQIRGAFGYALKKVTCINPTYSCDGCFATSNCLYHQFYEEKNSYHKYRLDFELGKNYYDFSLYLFDDVCEKLPYVISALHMMLTQNGLGKEKIKYETFEIFINDESCLKNGKIVLPKNFIKRFEIQNRYENIKLKFSTPLRIKKENRFLRSEEIELHSLINSIYQRQMKLLGRDYKKFPYEIKGEIINKNLQFKELTRLSNRQKTTMNMGGLIGEIEFKNLNKECFEVLKLGELLGVGKQTVFGLGKIEMEELSV, encoded by the coding sequence ATGAATTACACAAAACTTTCAGTATTGATTAAAACTACACAAAAACCACCATATTTTATAGGTTCCCAAATAAGGGGAGCATTTGGTTATGCTTTAAAAAAAGTAACTTGTATAAATCCAACTTACTCTTGTGATGGATGTTTTGCAACATCAAATTGTTTATATCATCAATTTTATGAAGAAAAAAATTCATATCATAAATATAGATTAGATTTTGAATTGGGTAAAAATTATTATGATTTTAGTCTTTATCTTTTTGATGATGTTTGTGAAAAATTGCCTTATGTAATATCTGCATTGCATATGATGCTAACTCAAAATGGTTTGGGAAAAGAAAAAATAAAATATGAAACTTTTGAAATATTTATAAATGATGAATCTTGTTTAAAAAATGGAAAAATAGTTTTACCCAAAAATTTTATAAAAAGATTCGAAATTCAAAATAGATATGAAAATATTAAACTCAAATTTTCTACACCATTAAGAATAAAAAAAGAGAATAGATTTTTAAGAAGTGAAGAGATAGAACTTCATAGTTTAATAAACTCAATATATCAAAGACAAATGAAGTTACTAGGACGAGATTACAAAAAATTTCCATATGAAATAAAAGGAGAAATCATAAACAAAAATTTACAATTTAAAGAACTAACAAGGCTTAGTAATAGACAAAAAACTACAATGAATATGGGAGGACTTATCGGAGAAATAGAATTTAAGAACTTAAATAAAGAGTGTTTTGAAGTATTAAAATTGGGTGAACTTCTAGGAGTTGGAAAACAAACTGTTTTTGGTTTGGGAAAGATTGAAATGGAGGAGTTAAGTGTCTAA
- the csm2 gene encoding type III-A CRISPR-associated protein Csm2: MELIDWDNKSWKEKENGDFIFDLTNITAKIFDETAKKWSLVIANTDKGVEKNQLRNFYDKVLELEEKALNSTEEDFFKKVLPFVKMLNSKVTYAKNKQSSPVNTAFVEFMTESISQVKNIETFKNFKYLFEAIIGFYEKENFVKIGFDRDKKKDIIDCNRSTIFIKQNKNKRICKGN, translated from the coding sequence ATGGAACTGATTGATTGGGATAATAAGAGTTGGAAAGAGAAAGAAAATGGAGATTTTATATTTGATTTAACAAATATAACGGCAAAAATTTTCGATGAAACTGCTAAAAAATGGTCATTAGTAATAGCAAATACTGATAAGGGTGTTGAGAAAAATCAATTAAGAAATTTTTACGATAAAGTTTTAGAATTAGAAGAGAAAGCACTAAATAGTACAGAAGAAGATTTTTTTAAAAAAGTTCTTCCATTTGTAAAAATGTTAAATTCTAAAGTTACTTATGCAAAAAATAAACAATCAAGTCCAGTAAATACTGCATTTGTTGAATTTATGACTGAATCAATTAGTCAAGTAAAAAATATAGAGACTTTTAAAAATTTTAAATATCTGTTTGAGGCAATTATTGGTTTTTATGAAAAAGAAAATTTTGTAAAAATTGGATTTGACAGAGATAAAAAGAAAGATATTATAGATTGTAATAGAAGTACAATATTTATAAAACAAAATAAAAATAAAAGAATTTGTAAAGGAAATTAA
- the cas10 gene encoding type III-A CRISPR-associated protein Cas10/Csm1 translates to MSKFEDYFNKDFFDLKDKQKDIKDLYTSDEMYLISGDFYGIQKFIFEGLTTKNAAKVLRAKSAFVQLFTSVISKYICNKLEIEEKYILSTNAGKFEILSPKMNENILKEIQETINQYFIKRFYGLSGINICFVSCIKDDFEESKKYKILREKIANEIEKSKFKKFDLQTQEPILSYDENITNQSLCKICNIRKVKDVKAEESCCKVCDNFISLGKKLTTFKIDEIVKSDVIGIKFDDFICDVIIDEKIKSYVQKNEQGEILEFDDFSKNSQGAEAIGILKADVDGMGLFLKKENNSVTDCFENFDLFSKTLDNFFSLHIPRKMEKDFKNTYTVFAGGDDLFLLGSWDVILKLARFIESEFKRFVKSSELTISFGIAMAKPSKPISYLAHETEHLLENSKELEGKDAITLFGETVKWDSYKKVFKTLNEDLEKIDEKDINTAFLYRLLDFCEMSKKAKEFPLENMWKSKLVYSFTRNMDKKYISILNVLNDSIEKYSKETKITICEFIYKRRKNGTD, encoded by the coding sequence GTGTCTAAATTTGAAGATTATTTTAACAAAGATTTTTTTGATTTAAAAGATAAACAAAAAGATATAAAAGATTTATATACATCTGATGAAATGTATTTAATAAGTGGTGATTTTTATGGTATTCAAAAATTTATTTTTGAAGGTTTAACCACAAAGAATGCAGCAAAAGTTCTAAGAGCAAAATCAGCTTTCGTCCAGTTATTTACAAGTGTAATTTCAAAATATATTTGTAATAAATTAGAAATTGAAGAGAAATATATCTTATCTACAAATGCAGGTAAATTTGAGATTTTATCTCCTAAAATGAATGAAAATATTTTAAAAGAGATTCAAGAAACTATAAACCAATATTTCATAAAAAGATTTTATGGATTAAGTGGAATAAATATCTGTTTTGTATCTTGTATAAAAGATGATTTTGAAGAATCTAAAAAATATAAAATTTTGCGAGAAAAAATAGCAAATGAGATAGAAAAAAGTAAATTCAAAAAGTTTGATTTACAAACTCAAGAGCCTATTTTATCTTATGATGAAAATATTACAAATCAAAGCTTGTGTAAGATTTGTAATATAAGAAAAGTAAAAGACGTAAAAGCAGAAGAATCTTGTTGTAAAGTTTGCGATAATTTTATCTCTTTAGGTAAAAAACTTACAACTTTCAAAATAGATGAAATTGTAAAAAGTGATGTTATAGGAATAAAATTTGATGATTTTATTTGTGATGTGATTATTGATGAAAAAATAAAATCTTATGTGCAAAAAAACGAACAAGGTGAGATTTTGGAATTTGATGATTTCTCAAAAAATTCGCAAGGTGCAGAGGCAATTGGTATTTTAAAAGCAGATGTTGATGGTATGGGACTTTTTTTAAAAAAAGAGAATAACAGTGTAACAGATTGTTTTGAGAATTTTGACTTGTTCTCAAAGACTTTGGATAATTTTTTCTCTTTACATATTCCAAGAAAAATGGAAAAAGATTTCAAAAATACTTATACAGTTTTTGCAGGTGGAGATGATTTGTTTTTACTTGGCTCTTGGGATGTTATTTTAAAACTTGCAAGATTTATAGAAAGTGAGTTTAAAAGATTTGTAAAAAGTAGTGAATTAACTATATCTTTTGGTATAGCTATGGCTAAGCCATCAAAACCTATTAGTTATTTAGCACATGAGACAGAACATTTACTTGAAAATTCAAAAGAACTAGAAGGCAAAGATGCAATTACACTGTTTGGTGAAACTGTAAAATGGGATAGCTATAAAAAAGTTTTTAAAACTCTAAATGAAGATTTAGAAAAAATAGATGAAAAAGATATAAATACTGCATTTTTATATAGACTTCTTGATTTTTGTGAGATGAGTAAAAAAGCAAAAGAGTTTCCCCTTGAAAATATGTGGAAATCAAAATTAGTTTATAGTTTTACAAGAAATATGGACAAAAAATATATTTCAATTTTGAATGTGTTAAATGATTCGATTGAAAAATATTCAAAAGAGACAAAAATAACAATATGTGAATTTATTTATAAAAGGAGAAAAAATGGAACTGATTGA
- the csm4 gene encoding type III-A CRISPR-associated RAMP protein Csm4, giving the protein MELLTLKIKPLSAFATFPKGDTIFGQIVAYDFLDKKDTFKDYLQSEPNLIVSDMMPLGYVYKPTLPIECFKSPNEIEVDKKDIRKRKFISIKNLQKGDLYKCEKLDFNLEFSVVKNSINRTTFTTEGDSFAPYAESETSYFKELWMFVLVDNQIKQRVLELIEKIGKYGFGKNASVGKGIFEIEQISNPIENIASNYYMSLSPTIIQDEKILNTWYEPFTRFGKFSTGYENDNVFKKPTLMAQSSAVIKSNFKDVKYFGRSLDNGFDYKTSFLQGYSIALPIIIKDEKWLNIK; this is encoded by the coding sequence ATGGAATTATTAACTTTAAAAATTAAACCATTATCTGCATTTGCAACTTTCCCAAAAGGAGATACTATTTTTGGACAAATTGTTGCTTATGATTTTTTGGATAAAAAAGATACATTTAAAGATTATCTTCAATCTGAACCTAATTTAATTGTTTCAGATATGATGCCTTTAGGGTATGTATATAAACCAACTTTACCAATTGAGTGTTTCAAATCTCCAAATGAAATTGAAGTAGATAAAAAAGATATAAGAAAAAGAAAATTTATATCTATCAAAAATCTTCAAAAAGGGGATTTATATAAATGTGAGAAATTAGATTTTAATTTGGAATTCTCAGTTGTAAAAAATTCTATAAATAGAACAACATTTACAACAGAAGGAGATAGTTTTGCTCCTTATGCTGAATCTGAAACTTCATATTTCAAGGAACTTTGGATGTTTGTATTAGTAGATAATCAAATAAAACAAAGGGTATTAGAGCTTATAGAAAAAATAGGAAAATATGGATTTGGTAAAAATGCGAGTGTTGGAAAAGGTATTTTTGAAATAGAGCAAATTTCAAATCCTATAGAAAATATTGCATCAAATTATTATATGAGTCTATCTCCAACAATAATTCAAGATGAAAAGATTCTAAATACTTGGTATGAACCATTTACTAGATTTGGAAAATTTAGTACAGGTTATGAAAATGATAATGTATTTAAAAAACCAACTTTAATGGCTCAAAGTTCAGCTGTTATAAAATCAAATTTTAAAGATGTAAAATATTTTGGAAGAAGCTTAGATAATGGATTTGACTATAAAACATCTTTTTTACAAGGCTATTCTATAGCATTACCTATAATAATAAAGGATGAAAAATGGCTAAATATAAAATAA
- a CDS encoding TM1812 family CRISPR-associated protein, translating into MNSKKAVITILGLIGGKDNHQKATYYFEEKKEEKKEYFNTFPLLIEKFPNDYKIVPLHTKEAKSVNEKVLQKSDITFANFEEKYFIDDDKNFTKLFNIINSAIEEYDELIIDVSHGFRHLPILMVVDLIIQNFQDTSKIKQIFFAKEIVQYKEYEIIDLKEYLDLANISFVLTTFEKNYTVASHIKSEIYKKLLKELNDFSNDLMALNIGNLKKTANELIIELDKIEEISIEKQALKLKETVQQLSNFENNDLYFYYYQLSKTLFEKNYILLSLTLLYESTVLFIVFSIEKKNNEIYKKLENHFKNKFSEKYIYQLGDLLKNLHRNFVDNNKINRNLLNEKEYLLLQNSYKSLNIQKLSKDINDKRNNLAHANSIKSFQDISQEVSKLIFQYESQIINKK; encoded by the coding sequence ATGAACTCAAAAAAAGCAGTTATAACAATACTTGGCTTAATTGGTGGAAAAGATAATCACCAAAAAGCCACATACTATTTTGAGGAAAAAAAAGAGGAAAAAAAAGAGTATTTTAATACCTTTCCTCTTTTGATAGAAAAGTTTCCAAATGATTATAAAATCGTTCCTTTACACACCAAAGAAGCTAAAAGTGTAAATGAAAAAGTATTGCAAAAAAGTGATATTACATTTGCAAATTTTGAAGAAAAGTATTTTATAGATGATGATAAAAACTTTACAAAACTTTTTAATATCATAAATAGTGCAATAGAAGAATATGATGAACTTATTATTGATGTTTCCCATGGATTTAGGCATTTACCTATTTTGATGGTTGTTGATTTGATTATTCAAAACTTTCAAGATACTTCAAAAATCAAGCAAATCTTTTTTGCAAAAGAGATAGTTCAGTATAAAGAGTATGAAATTATAGATTTAAAAGAGTATTTAGACCTTGCAAATATCTCTTTTGTTCTTACAACTTTTGAAAAAAACTACACCGTTGCAAGTCATATAAAATCAGAAATATACAAAAAATTACTAAAAGAATTAAATGATTTTTCAAATGACTTAATGGCTTTAAACATAGGAAATCTAAAAAAAACAGCCAATGAACTTATAATAGAACTTGATAAAATAGAAGAAATATCTATAGAAAAACAAGCTTTAAAATTGAAAGAAACAGTACAACAACTGAGTAATTTTGAAAATAATGATTTATATTTTTATTATTATCAACTATCAAAAACTCTTTTTGAAAAGAACTATATTCTTTTGAGTTTAACTTTACTTTATGAAAGTACAGTTTTATTTATAGTTTTTAGTATAGAAAAAAAGAATAATGAAATTTACAAAAAATTAGAAAATCACTTTAAAAATAAATTTAGTGAAAAATATATTTATCAATTGGGAGATTTACTAAAAAACCTTCATAGAAATTTTGTAGATAACAACAAAATAAATCGAAATTTGTTAAATGAAAAAGAGTATTTATTATTACAAAATAGTTATAAAAGTTTAAATATACAAAAACTATCAAAAGATATAAATGACAAAAGAAATAATTTAGCCCATGCTAATTCTATAAAATCATTTCAAGATATATCACAAGAGGTTTCTAAGTTGATTTTCCAATATGAATCACAAATTATAAATAAAAAATAG
- a CDS encoding nuclease-related domain-containing DEAD/DEAH box helicase: MKSILKLFSKISKGNLGEEQVLETMINLLKNGSNESNFFIIPKVQIADLAASKEIDIVLLHPLYGLYIIEVKNWNKLIITEENNPFNQAKEYKNLLLSKIKDEFGKVAINIEYRVVFPTISTQEAKEFFLENKNLEAYKNHAFFKEDLISKENFKRFFNSSFSVIPNKKEFLKIASLIVDKEKIKNNENKILPIISQDEVIYFDYTQLSVLNGYNGDFKIIRGVAGTGKTIILSHFVNNKLNTGVAENFLILCFNKKLVENLNNIFIDNEHKNNIKISSLFSFLNFINFDYEKVGILDKKDFQKIYENFETDVSLDEFRTKLKIFLQKNPIDYFICDETQDMPAGFMRIIYEEIKDCIFFIDEAQKFYTYSMNDISNIFNHPKFEKIDMRGKVKNLKNVYRTPSNIAKCAFEILSNDEKLNKYYKRSAFYLKNDFLTDINFVLEDGNIILDNWNNFQDLKTLLEKQTQDTIVLTYTTKQVEAITNIIKSINKDEIIKAMTIQSVKGLEAQNIIIHNFDMFLNQSLKYEKDIFYRKLYVLLTRAQKNLYISYDEKILNDEISKNVIKIIEKNQSLFKEEIAEEKEHKLVNLTKLKPTKEQVKTTGEFIVLGAELFAVIGGLFS, encoded by the coding sequence TTGAAGTCGATTTTAAAATTATTTTCAAAAATTTCAAAAGGAAATTTAGGAGAAGAGCAAGTTTTAGAAACAATGATTAATTTATTAAAAAATGGCTCAAATGAAAGCAATTTTTTTATAATTCCAAAAGTTCAAATAGCAGACTTAGCTGCTTCAAAAGAGATAGATATAGTATTACTTCACCCTTTATATGGCTTGTATATAATTGAGGTTAAAAATTGGAATAAACTAATAATCACAGAAGAAAACAACCCTTTTAATCAAGCAAAAGAGTACAAAAATCTTTTACTTTCAAAAATTAAAGATGAATTTGGAAAAGTAGCTATAAATATAGAGTATAGGGTAGTTTTTCCTACAATTTCAACTCAAGAAGCAAAAGAGTTTTTTTTAGAAAATAAAAATCTTGAAGCTTATAAAAATCATGCTTTTTTCAAAGAAGATTTAATATCAAAGGAAAATTTCAAAAGATTTTTTAACTCTTCATTTTCAGTAATACCAAATAAAAAAGAGTTTTTGAAAATTGCTTCACTAATAGTGGATAAAGAGAAAATAAAAAATAATGAAAATAAGATATTACCTATAATATCACAAGATGAAGTGATATATTTTGATTATACACAGCTTAGTGTTCTAAATGGATATAACGGTGATTTTAAAATTATTAGAGGAGTTGCTGGTACAGGTAAAACTATAATATTAAGTCATTTTGTAAATAATAAATTAAACACAGGAGTTGCTGAAAATTTTTTGATACTTTGTTTTAATAAAAAACTAGTAGAAAATCTTAATAATATTTTTATAGATAATGAACATAAAAATAATATAAAAATTTCTTCATTATTTTCATTTTTGAATTTTATAAATTTTGATTATGAAAAAGTTGGGATTTTAGATAAAAAAGATTTTCAAAAAATTTATGAAAATTTTGAAACAGATGTTTCTTTAGATGAATTTAGAACTAAATTAAAAATCTTTTTACAAAAAAATCCTATAGATTACTTTATATGTGATGAAACGCAAGATATGCCAGCAGGATTTATGAGAATTATTTACGAAGAGATAAAAGATTGTATATTTTTTATTGATGAAGCTCAAAAATTTTATACTTATTCTATGAATGATATTTCAAATATTTTTAACCATCCTAAATTTGAAAAAATAGATATGAGAGGAAAAGTTAAAAATTTAAAAAATGTTTATAGAACTCCTTCAAATATTGCAAAATGTGCATTTGAAATATTATCAAATGATGAAAAACTAAATAAATATTATAAAAGAAGTGCATTTTATTTAAAAAATGATTTTTTAACAGATATTAATTTTGTATTAGAAGATGGAAATATTATTTTAGATAATTGGAATAATTTTCAAGATTTAAAAACTTTATTAGAAAAACAAACCCAAGATACAATAGTTTTAACTTATACAACTAAACAAGTAGAAGCAATAACAAATATTATAAAAAGTATAAATAAAGATGAAATTATAAAAGCAATGACTATACAATCTGTAAAAGGATTGGAAGCTCAAAATATTATAATACATAATTTTGATATGTTTTTAAATCAATCATTAAAATATGAAAAAGATATTTTTTATAGAAAATTATATGTTTTATTAACTCGTGCTCAAAAGAATCTTTATATATCTTATGATGAAAAAATTTTAAATGATGAGATTTCAAAAAATGTTATTAAAATAATAGAAAAAAATCAATCTTTATTTAAAGAGGAAATAGCAGAAGAAAAAGAGCATAAGTTAGTAAATCTAACAAAACTAAAACCAACTAAAGAACAAGTAAAAACAACAGGAGAATTTATAGTTTTAGGAGCAGAGTTATTTGCTGTAATAGGAGGTTTGTTTTCATAA